A part of Cannabis sativa cultivar Pink pepper isolate KNU-18-1 chromosome 6, ASM2916894v1, whole genome shotgun sequence genomic DNA contains:
- the LOC115724598 gene encoding receptor-like protein kinase THESEUS 1, with protein sequence MKLVQWLPVVLAVVLLMGCRSYALFTPLDNYLITCGSSGNVTFQGRTFVPDSDHSSIVLKSGTSIVATSNSGAPSPIYQSARIFTGIGSFKFDIEQEGRHWVRLYFFPLQKSGQNLASASMSVVADDFVLLNNFSFKNYNGSYMFKEYAINVTSDVLTLTFIPSNGSVAFVNAIEVVSIPDSVLPDQALAVNPSSPFSGLSGLAFETVYRLNMGGPVITSQNDTLGRTWEDDEKYLHVNSSAVKVSVSPKNIKYPAAVTPETAPNWVYATAQSMGESNVTNENFNITWVFTVDPSYMYFVRVHFCDIVSRALNTLVFNLYINDDAALTSFDMSSITGDLDVPMYKDYVANSSGGSDSLTVSVGPDSAADATDAIMNGLEIMKISNDVGSLDGLASVNKILPSSPSKHMKTGVIVGSAVGAVAAVALIGLCYCCLASRKSKTTPNQGHPWLPLPLYGNSQTMTKMSTTSQKSGTASCISLASSNLGRIFMFQEILDATNKFDETLLLGVGGFGRVYKGTLEDGTKVAVKRGNPRSEQGLAEFRTEIEMLSKLRHRHLVSLIGYCDERSEMILVYEYMANGPLRSHLYGTDLPHLSWKQRLEICIGAARGLHYLHTGAAQSIIHRDVKTTNILLDENFVAKVADFGLSKTGPSLDQTHVSTAVKGSFGYLDPEYFRRQQLTEKSDVYSFGVVLMEVLCTRPALNPVLPREQVNIAEWAMTWQKKGMLDHIMDPNLAGKVNMASLKKFGETAEKCLAEYGVDRPSMGDVLWNLEYALQLEETSSALMEPDDNSTNHISGIQLTPIEPFDNSVSMIDRNSVTDDDAEDAATSAVFSQLVNPRGR encoded by the coding sequence aTGAAGCTAGTTCAATGGCTACCTGTTGTTCTAGCTGTTGTTTTGTTGATGGGCTGTAGGTCATATGCCTTGTTCACTCCCCTTGATAACTACTTAATAACTTGTGGTTCATCTGGAAATGTCACCTTTCAAGGTCGAACTTTTGTTCCTGATTCTGACCATTCTTCTATTGTTCTAAAAAGTGGAACTTCAATAGTTGCTACCTCAAATTCCGGTGCCCCTTCCCCAATTTACCAATCTGCTCGAATATTCACGGGCATTGGTTCCTTCAAATTTGACATTGAACAAGAAGGCCGCCATTGGGTCCGCCTCTATTTCTTTCCTcttcaaaaatctggccaaaaCTTGGCCTCTGCCTCAATGAGTGTAGTTGCTGACGACTTTGTGCTCTTGAAcaacttcagtttcaagaacTACAATGGCTCTTACATGTTCAAGGAGTATGCCATCAATGTGACCTCAGATGTTTTGACTCTCACTTTCATTCCATCAAATGGCTCCGTTGCGTTTGTTAATGCGATTGAGGTTGTCTCTATTCCAGATTCTGTTCTTCCTGACCAGGCATTGGCTGTCAATCCATCTTCCCCTTTCAGTGGTCTATCTGGATTAGCATTCGAGACTGTTTACCGGTTAAACATGGGAGGTCCTGTGATTACTTCTCAGAATGATACCCTTGGAAGAACATGGGAGGACGATGAGAAATATCTCCATGTGAATAGTTCTGCAGTGAAAGTTTCAGTCAGTCCCAAAAACATCAAGTACCCTGCTGCTGTCACACCCGAGACCGCGCCAAATTGGGTTTATGCCACTGCTCAATCCATGGGAGAGTCGAATGTTACCAATGAAAACTTTAACATAACTTGGGTCTTCACTGTCGATCCaagttatatgtattttgttcgGGTACATTTCTGTGATATTGTGAGTAGGGCCTTGAACACTCTAGTTTTTAATCTCTACATAAATGATGATGCTGCACTTACAAGTTTCGATATGTCATCCATTACTGGTGATTTGGATGTGCCAATGTACAAAGACTACGTTGCGAATTCATCTGGTGGTTCAGATAGCTTGACAGTGAGTGTTGGTCCAGATTCAGCTGCTGATGCTACTGATGCCATTATGAATGGATTGGAGATTATGAAGATTAGCAATGATGTTGGAAGCTTGGATGGCCTTGCATCTGTTAACAAAATTCTTCCTAGTTCACCTTCAAAGCACATGAAGACTGGAGTCATAGTTGGTTCTGCTGTAGGAGCTGTGGCTGCTGTGGCATTAATCGGTCTTTGTTATTGCTGCTTGGCCTCGCGCAAGTCAAAGACTACTCCTAATCAAGGACATCCATGGCTTCCTCTGCCCTTGTATGGTAACTCTCAGACCATGACAAAAATGTCAACAACTTCGCAAAAAAGTGGGACGGCTAGCTGCATCTCGTTGGCTTCATCCAATCTCGGTCGTATTTTTATGTTCCAAGAGATCCTAGATGCAACCAACAAGTTCGATGAGACCCTACTACTTGGGGTTGGTGGTTTTGGTAGGGTTTACAAGGGAACACTTGAAGATGGAACTAAAGTAGCAGTTAAAAGAGGGAATCCCAGATCTGAACAGGGTCTTGCTGAGTTCAGAACCGAGATTGAAATGCTATCTAAGCTCCGCCATCGCCACCTTGTGTCTCTTATTGGATATTGTGATGAAAGGTCAGAAATGATTCTTGTATACGAATACATGGCGAACGGACCTTTGAGGAGCCATTTGTATGGAACAGATCTACCACACCTATCATGGAAGCAACGTCTAGAAATTTGTATTGGAGCTGCAAGGGGGCTCCATTATCTTCACACTGGGGCTGCTCAAAGCATCATTCACCGAGATGTGAAGACAACAAACATTCTCTTGGATGAGAATTTTGTTGCAAAAGTTGCTGATTTTGGCTTGTCAAAAACAGGTCCTTCACTTGATCAGACCCATGTAAGTACAGCTGTGAAGGGTAGCTTTGGTTACCTTGATCCTGAATACTTCAGAAGGCAGCAACTTACAGAGAAATCAGATGTGTACTCATTTGGGGTGGTACTAATGGAGGTTCTCTGCACTAGACCTGCTCTAAACCCAGTTCTTCCTCGGGAGCAGGTCAACATAGCAGAATGGGCAATGACATGGCAAAAGAAGGGAATGCTAGATCATATCATGGACCCAAATTTGGCTGGAAAGGTAAACATGGCTTCTCTCAAGAAGTTTGGCGAAACAGCTGAGAAGTGCCTAGCTGAGTACGGTGTTGACAGGCCGTCTATGGGTGATGTGTTATGGAATCTTGAATACGCTCTTCAGCTGGAGGAGACTTCATCTGCACTCATGGAACCTGATGATAACAGCACAAACCACATCTCAGGCATCCAGTTGACCCCCATTGAGCCATTTGATAACAGTGTGAGTATGATTGATCGGAACTCGGTGACCGACGATGATGCAGAAGATGCTGCCACAAGTGCTGTATTTTCTCAACTAGTAAATCCACGAGGAAGATAA
- the LOC115695147 gene encoding uncharacterized protein LOC115695147 produces the protein MTNNAAESLNNVIEEFWAYPITTLVEFIRFTLQNWFANRLEKASKCVTPLATHFEEYLIKQHEDGRRRSVIRNNAQLFNVGRGADGSDFEKGGDVNLVERTCTCGMFQLLKIPCPHACAATLTQNVSLYALSSPYYTKETLKNTYDATINLVGEEDEWVLPEHMKNMRIGVPMEKKPVGRPRKSNAGRTQTNRFPSNSQKVKEQRKCSNSGALEHNKATCKARV, from the coding sequence ATGACAAACAACGCTGCTGAAAGCCTTAACAACGTGATAGAAGAATTCTGGGCATATCCAATAACTACTCTAGTTGAGTTCATAAGGTTCACACTACAAAATTGGTTTGCTAACCGTCTCGAAAAGGCAAGTAAGTGTGTTACCCCTTTGGCAACTCATTTTGAGGAATATTTGATAAAGCAACACGAGGATGGTAGACGTAGAAGTGTCATACGTAACAATGCACAATTGTTTAATGTTGGAAGAGGTGCTGACGGGTCTGACTTTGAAAAAGGCGGTGATGTGAACTTAGTTGAGAGAACATGCACTTGCGGCATGTTTCAATTGTTGAAAATTCCTTGTCCCCATGCATGTGCCGCAACGCTTACTCAGAATGTCAGTCTCTATGCTCTGTCATCCCCCTATTACACAAAGGAGACGTTGAAGAATACTTACGATGCAACAATTAATCTTGTCGGCGAGGAGGATGAATGGGTGCTTCCAGAACACATGAAGAACATGAGAATCGGTGTACCAATGGAGAAGAAACctgtaggtcgtccaagaaaGAGCAATGCAGGAAGAACACAGACTAACCGATTTCCATCGAACAGTCAAAAAGTCAAGGAACAACGCAAATGTTCAAACTCTGGCGCATTGGAACACAACAAAGCTACGTGCAAGGCCAGGGTTTGA